A single genomic interval of Cydia splendana chromosome 10, ilCydSple1.2, whole genome shotgun sequence harbors:
- the LOC134794424 gene encoding uncharacterized protein LOC134794424, with the protein MQWLSAICVLTAAVHGGGGVTQTPGLSPFWTDDYKVFEQIYGKTSDRELYGSTLPPNQSFGVDLSPLRNQASEKKERYIDTGEDRDLDQQPSLYSFDNYNNLLTKQNIEAFDPKPTKPSFKFIPYNDFTPISQSNDPATYNYYKTLELLEKKKKIDALKSLAVNNFAQFSSYATSPEDTEGYKSIQDILDAHEGNKGNKKVNNEHENLAKYVSYGVSKSRRKKPSSNPRFIHSNDLQKPRCVSGRCRQRNTSVRVRTGPVLRKIKHTIISD; encoded by the exons ATGCAGTGGCTAAGCGCGATCTGCGTGTTGACCGCGGCGGTGCACGGTGGCGGTGGAGTTACCCAAACACCTG GTCTGTCGCCATTTTGGACTGACGACTACAAAGTCTTCGAACAAATCTACGGAAAGACCTCCGACCGAGAACTCTACGGGTCCACCTTACCTCCTAACCAGTCCTTCGGCGTCGACTTAAGTCCCTTAAGAAACCAGGCTTCAGAGAAAAAGGAACGGTACATCGACACCGGAGAAGACAGAGACTTGGACCAGCAACCAAGCCTATATTCTTTCGATAACTATAATAATCTTTTGACAAAACAGAATATAGAAGCGTTTGATCCAAAGCCGACGAAACCATCATTCAAATTCATCCCTTACAATGATTTCACGCCAATCAGCCAATCTAATGATCCAGCaacttataactattataaaacGCTGGAATTGTTAGAGAAGAAAAAGAAAATCGACGCTCTAAAAAGCTTAGCAGTCAATAATTTCGCACAATTCTCTAGCTACGCGACCAGCCCTGAAGACACAGAGGGGTATAAGAGTATCCAGGATATTTTAGACGCTCATGAAGGGAATAAAGGAAATAAGAAGGTGAATAATGAGCATGAGAATTTGGCTAAATATGTGAGTTATGGAGTGTCGAAAAGTAGAAGGAAGAAGCCATCTTCAAATCCAAGGTTTATACACAGTAATGATCTTCAGAAACCACGATGTGTGTCTGGACGCTGTCGCCAGAGAAACACCTCGGTTAGAGTCAGAACAGGGCCTGTTTTGAGGAAGATTAAGCATACCATTATTTCTGATTAA
- the LOC134794534 gene encoding uncharacterized protein LOC134794534, protein MRDPSSDKPASVDNAMQESSMLEAIGGETPAALPGLDYEIEAILQVPEVEESPFGQYVKDCPVCKSAVRCYFMNFNQKVVMCENTTCSWPFGYEEPQCLKHDEALSVDEEVESLKVMTYGPMPPSESIISTMAWSEMDRSNKGLDSEEPGSTPTHQIDAARDDKLQEVLKQKEADLQTKKNLQDIKKLNVQLQKTYEEEDEISCIRNEKWIKHLNTLQNMSGIQLLRKEEMALLKENEPQGLTMNINAENTAIIINLAPPSAMEPICSTMKSTAPKEPIASKELTAIQEPTASKQSTVIEPTASKESTVIEPTAQVSAALELTVTELTTLKKLSDTSVGRKLIQIENAGH, encoded by the exons ATGAGAGATCCTTCATCAGATAAACCTGCGTCTGTAGATAATGCAATGCAAGAATCTTCAATGCTTGAGGCAATCGGCGGAGAGACACCAGCGGCCTTACCTGGGCTTGACTACGAAATAGAAGCT ATATTACAAGTACCTGAAGTAGAAGAATCTCCATTTGGCCAATATGTAAAG GACTGTCCAGTATGCAAAAGTGCTGTACGCTGTTACTTCATGAACTTCAATCAAAAAGTAGTCATGTGTGAGAACACTACATGCTCATGGCCTTTCGGTTACGAAGAGCCTCAATGCTTGAAACATGACGAGGCCCTCTCTGTTGATGAAGAAGTTGAGAGTCTCAAGGTCATGACATATGGCCCTATGCCCCCTTCTGAGTCAATTATATCAACAATGGCTTGGTCAGAAATGGACAGATCCAACAAAGGTCTGGACTCGGAGGAACCTGGTAGCACTCCGACGCACCAGATCGATGCAGCCAGGGATGACAAGTTGCAAGAGGTCTTGAAACAGAAGGAGGCAGATCTACAGACAAAGAAGAACCTTCAAGATATTAAGAAGTTGAATGTGCAG CTCCAAAAAACCTATGAAGAAGAAGACGAAATATCATGTATCCGCAACGAGAAGTGGATCAAACATCTCAACACCTTGCAAAACATGTCCGGAATACAACTCCTGCGGAAAGAAGAGATGGCTTTACTTAAAGAAAATGAACCTCAAGGTCTAACTATGAACATAAATGCAGAGAATACTGCGATAATTATCAATTTAGCTCCACCATCCGCAATGGAGCCAATTTGTAGTACAATGAAATCAACTGCCCCAAAAGAACCAATTGCTTCAAAGGAACTAACTGCTATACAGGAACCAACTGCCTCAAAGCAATCAACTGTTATAGAACCAACTGCCTCAAAGGAATCAACTGTTATAGAACCAACTGCCCAAGTATCAGCTGCCCTAGAATTAACTGTCACAGAattaactacattaaaaaaactatctgataccagtgttggccgaaagttaatccaaattgaaaatgctggccattaa